One segment of Castanea sativa cultivar Marrone di Chiusa Pesio chromosome 3, ASM4071231v1 DNA contains the following:
- the LOC142627172 gene encoding formin-like protein 11 isoform X2: MGYDSEILRMIFVIIFMLLSLHYTHIFVAGSVLNAAGDLNAHGLQQLYLREDNGDRIENNIQKVSGEDENEEKGALIVEKFRALLGLKSFHKRSPSHSGSEYLSPSPSPSPSIEPEEAPAPAPVPVHVPMLHSHAHPHPHPHPPSHRSSSIPTHHKKQDGDRGRVRTILIATIVSAGAAFLVCALGLIWVCKKRRKDRKKPSRTVSVYSKKGGTRSKLKNVSTQNSASKVSQNTGLDLFYLNSLGTDLEQQTCYLKQTCETVNTSSNHSTPKFTLLEREESKQELLRIESDNASSFSTREITAVHEDNESIKYESDCGNSSSGDKIIPMECHSSDDESFHSFGESLSSTVRHSNASVGCLGETSEIFPKEESHIKPSLANSTDLPMPLATPDLDSTRESTSPTQNSQSPSNNKQEKQTFECSSDCQKILKSPSPPPPPPPPPPPPPCVTVFPSSTRIASKASCSFTLPNISSPRNSASSSGSNLTPQRDLPSSPQNSPKPSQTPPCIPPPPCPPPFLKGKNISAKGPPPPPSLLPQFTPLGKDGTPLPKLKPLHWDKVRAAPNRSMVWDKLRSSSFEFDEEMIESLFGYNLQNSMKSDEAKSKTPSPSKHVLDPKRLQNITILSKALNMSAEEVCKALIQGNGLSLQQLEALVKMVPTKEEEAKLCSYKGDINELGSAEKVLKLILRIPFSFLRVEAMLYRETFEDEVVHLRNSFSMLEACKELRSSRLFLKLLEAVLKTGNRMNVGTIRGGARAFKLDALLKLADVKGTDGKTTLLHFVVQEMIRSEGIRVSDSIMGRISQKNKSKTAEEKEEDYRRMGLDLVSGLSTELYNVKKTAAIDLDVIASSVSNLSDGMAKLQHLVHKDLCRDEQNGNFVNSMRSFINYAEKNLKELQGDENMVLTHVKEITEYFHGDVSKDEANPLRIFVIVRDFLGMLDHVCKELRSSKAPRSPNPLAPFR, encoded by the exons ATGGGTTATGATTCTGAGATTCTCCGCATGATCTTCGTCATCATATTCATGCTTCTATCATTACATTACACCCACATTTTTGTTGCTGGTTCTGTGTTAAATGCAGCAGGAGACTTAAATGCTCATGGCTTACAACAGCTGTACCTCAGAGAGGACAATGGTGATAGGATTGAAAACAACATCCAGAAAGTTTCAGGAGAAGATGAGAATGAAGAAAAGGGTGCTTTAATAGTGGAAAAGTTTAGAGCTTTACTTGGGCTGAAGAGCTTCCACAAAAGAAGTCCATCACATAGTGGTTCTGAATACTTGTCCCCATCACCCTCTCCATCACCATCCATTGAACCTGAAGAAGCTCCAGCTCCAGCTCCAGTTCCTGTTCATGTTCCAATGCTGCATTCCCATgcccatcctcatcctcatcctcatcctccaTCACACAGGTCAAGTTCAATCCCAACACACCACAAGAAACAGGATGGAGATAGAGGCAGAGTAAGAACAATTCTTATTGCAACCATTGTGTCTGCAGGAGCTGCTTTCTTAGTTTGTGCTCTTGGACTCATCTGGGTCTGCAAGAAACGCAGAAAAGATAGAAAGAAGCCCTCAAGAACTGTGTCAGTCTACAGCAAAAAAGGAGGCACCAGAAGTAAATTAAAGAATGTGAGTACTCAAAATTCAGCAAGCAAGGTGAGCCAAAATACTGGCCTTGATCTCTTTTACCTTAATTCATTAGGTACTGATTTAGAGCAACAGACTTGTTATCTCAAGCAAACTTGTGAAACTGTAAACACATCATCAAATCATAGCACCCCAAAATTTACATTGCTTGAGAGGGAAGAATCAAAGCAAGAACTTTTAAGGATAGAATCGGATAATGCTAGTAGTTTTTCCACAAGGGAAATTACAGCTGTTCATGAGGATAATGAGTCAATCAAATATGAATCAGATTGTGGTAACTCTTCATCTGGTGATAAAATTATTCCCATGGAATGTCATTCCTCTGATGATGAATCTTTCCATTCTTTTGGAGAATCACTTTCTTCAACTGTCAGGCATTCCAATGCTTCGGTTGGTTGTCTTGGTGAGACATCAGAAATTTTCCCCAAAGAAGAGTCACATATTAAGCCTTCCTTGGCTAACTCTACAGATTTACCAATGCCTCTAGCTACCCCAGATCTTGACTCAACCCGAGAATCAACTTCACCAACACAAAATTCACAATCTCCAAGCAATAATAAACAGGAAAAACAAACATTTGAATGTTCTTCAGACTGTCAGAAAATTTTAAAGTccccatcaccaccaccacctcctccaccTCCACCCCCTCCACCCCCATGTGTGACAGTGTTTCCTTCTTCAACTAGAATTGCATCTAAAGCTTCATGTTCTTTCACATTGCCAAATATATCATCTCCAAGAAATTCAGCTTCTTCATCAGGATCAAACTTAACTCCACAAAGAGACTTGCCATCTTCACCTCAAAACTCCCCAAAACCATCACAAACTCCACCTTGTATTCCACCACCACCTTGTCCACCTCCTTTTCTGAAAGGAAAGAATATCTCTGCCAAAGGCCCACCTCCTCCACCATCTCTACTGCCTCAATTTACTCCATTGGGCAAAGATGGAACCCCATTACCAAAATTGAAGCCACTCCACTGGGACAAGGTTAGAGCTGCTCCTAATCGTTCTATGGTGTGGGATAAGCTGCGGTCAAGTTCATTTGA GTTTGACGAGGAAATGATTGAATCACTTTTTGGATACAATCTACAAAATTCAATGAAGAGTGACGAAGCAAAGAGCAAGACTCCTTCTCCAAGCAAGCATGTCCTTGATCCAAAGAGACTACAGAACATAACTATATTGTCAAAAGCCTTGAATATGTCTGCTGAGGAAGTATGTAAAGCACTAATTCAAG GGAATGGCTTGTCTTTGCAACAACTGGAGGCATTAGTGAAGATGGTACCTACCAAGGAAGAAGAGGCTAAGCTCTGTAGCTATAAAGGAGACATTAATGAACTGGGGTCTGCTGAGAAGGTTCTCAAACTAATTCTTAGGATACCATTCTCCTTTCTACGAGTTGAAGCCATGCTCTACAGAGAAACTTTTGAAGATGAGGTGGTTCACTTGAGGAACTCTTTTTCAATGCTGGAG GCATGCAAAGAACTTAGATCAAGCAGGCTTTTCTTAAAGCTACTTGAAGCCGTGCTCAAAACAGGCAACCGTATGAATGTTGGAACAATCAGAGGAGGTGCTAGAGCATTTAAGCTTGATGCCCTCCTTAAACTTGCTGATGTGAAAGGAACTGATGGGAAAACTACCTTACTACACTTTGTCGTTCAAGAAATGATCCGGTCAGAGGGAATTAGAGTTTCAGATAGCATTATGGGGAGGATCAgccagaaaaataaaagtaaaactgctgaagagaaggaagaagattaCAGAAGAATGGGCCTAGATCTTGTTTCTGGTCTAAGTACTGAACTCTACAATGTGAAAAAGACAGCTGCAATTGACTTGGATGTTATTGCAAGCTCTGTATCAAACCTATCAGATGGAATGGCTAAACTGCAACATCTAGTGCATAAAGACTTGTGTAGGGATGAACAAAATGGGAACTTTGTCAACTCAATGAGATCCTTCATAAATTATGCAGAGAAAAATCTGAAAGAGTTGCAGGGAGATGAAAATATGGTCCTTACACATGTCAAAGAAATTACTGAGTACTTTCATGGAGACGTGAGCAAAGACGAAGCCAACCCACTTCGAATATTTGTCATTGTGAGAGATTTTCTGGGGATGTTAGACCATGTTTGCAAAGAGCTTAGAAGCTCAAAAGCCCCACGTAGTCCCAATCCTCTGGCACCATTCCGGTAG
- the LOC142627172 gene encoding formin-like protein 11 isoform X1: MGYDSEILRMIFVIIFMLLSLHYTHIFVAGSVLNAAGDLNAHGLQQLYLREDNGDRIENNIQKVSGEDENEEKGALIVEKFRALLGLKSFHKRSPSHSGSEYLSPSPSPSPSIEPEEAPAPAPVPVHVPMLHSHAHPHPHPHPPSHRSSSIPTHHKKQDGDRGRVRTILIATIVSAGAAFLVCALGLIWVCKKRRKDRKKPSRTVSVYSKKGGTRSKLKNVSTQNSASKVSQNTGLDLFYLNSLGTDLEQQTCYLKQTCETVNTSSNHSTPKFTLLEREESKQELLRIESDNASSFSTREITAVHEDNESIKYESDCGNSSSGDKIIPMECHSSDDESFHSFGESLSSTVRHSNASVGCLGETSEIFPKEESHIKPSLANSTDLPMPLATPDLDSTRESTSPTQNSQSPSNNKQEKQTFECSSDCQKILKSPSPPPPPPPPPPPPPCVTVFPSSTRIASKASCSFTLPNISSPRNSASSSGSNLTPQRDLPSSPQNSPKPSQTPPCIPPPPCPPPFLKGKNISAKGPPPPPSLLPQFTPLGKDGTPLPKLKPLHWDKVRAAPNRSMVWDKLRSSSFEFDEEMIESLFGYNLQNSMKSDEAKSKTPSPSKHVLDPKRLQNITILSKALNMSAEEVCKALIQGNGLSLQQLEALVKMVPTKEEEAKLCSYKGDINELGSAEKVLKLILRIPFSFLRVEAMLYRETFEDEVVHLRNSFSMLEEACKELRSSRLFLKLLEAVLKTGNRMNVGTIRGGARAFKLDALLKLADVKGTDGKTTLLHFVVQEMIRSEGIRVSDSIMGRISQKNKSKTAEEKEEDYRRMGLDLVSGLSTELYNVKKTAAIDLDVIASSVSNLSDGMAKLQHLVHKDLCRDEQNGNFVNSMRSFINYAEKNLKELQGDENMVLTHVKEITEYFHGDVSKDEANPLRIFVIVRDFLGMLDHVCKELRSSKAPRSPNPLAPFR; encoded by the exons ATGGGTTATGATTCTGAGATTCTCCGCATGATCTTCGTCATCATATTCATGCTTCTATCATTACATTACACCCACATTTTTGTTGCTGGTTCTGTGTTAAATGCAGCAGGAGACTTAAATGCTCATGGCTTACAACAGCTGTACCTCAGAGAGGACAATGGTGATAGGATTGAAAACAACATCCAGAAAGTTTCAGGAGAAGATGAGAATGAAGAAAAGGGTGCTTTAATAGTGGAAAAGTTTAGAGCTTTACTTGGGCTGAAGAGCTTCCACAAAAGAAGTCCATCACATAGTGGTTCTGAATACTTGTCCCCATCACCCTCTCCATCACCATCCATTGAACCTGAAGAAGCTCCAGCTCCAGCTCCAGTTCCTGTTCATGTTCCAATGCTGCATTCCCATgcccatcctcatcctcatcctcatcctccaTCACACAGGTCAAGTTCAATCCCAACACACCACAAGAAACAGGATGGAGATAGAGGCAGAGTAAGAACAATTCTTATTGCAACCATTGTGTCTGCAGGAGCTGCTTTCTTAGTTTGTGCTCTTGGACTCATCTGGGTCTGCAAGAAACGCAGAAAAGATAGAAAGAAGCCCTCAAGAACTGTGTCAGTCTACAGCAAAAAAGGAGGCACCAGAAGTAAATTAAAGAATGTGAGTACTCAAAATTCAGCAAGCAAGGTGAGCCAAAATACTGGCCTTGATCTCTTTTACCTTAATTCATTAGGTACTGATTTAGAGCAACAGACTTGTTATCTCAAGCAAACTTGTGAAACTGTAAACACATCATCAAATCATAGCACCCCAAAATTTACATTGCTTGAGAGGGAAGAATCAAAGCAAGAACTTTTAAGGATAGAATCGGATAATGCTAGTAGTTTTTCCACAAGGGAAATTACAGCTGTTCATGAGGATAATGAGTCAATCAAATATGAATCAGATTGTGGTAACTCTTCATCTGGTGATAAAATTATTCCCATGGAATGTCATTCCTCTGATGATGAATCTTTCCATTCTTTTGGAGAATCACTTTCTTCAACTGTCAGGCATTCCAATGCTTCGGTTGGTTGTCTTGGTGAGACATCAGAAATTTTCCCCAAAGAAGAGTCACATATTAAGCCTTCCTTGGCTAACTCTACAGATTTACCAATGCCTCTAGCTACCCCAGATCTTGACTCAACCCGAGAATCAACTTCACCAACACAAAATTCACAATCTCCAAGCAATAATAAACAGGAAAAACAAACATTTGAATGTTCTTCAGACTGTCAGAAAATTTTAAAGTccccatcaccaccaccacctcctccaccTCCACCCCCTCCACCCCCATGTGTGACAGTGTTTCCTTCTTCAACTAGAATTGCATCTAAAGCTTCATGTTCTTTCACATTGCCAAATATATCATCTCCAAGAAATTCAGCTTCTTCATCAGGATCAAACTTAACTCCACAAAGAGACTTGCCATCTTCACCTCAAAACTCCCCAAAACCATCACAAACTCCACCTTGTATTCCACCACCACCTTGTCCACCTCCTTTTCTGAAAGGAAAGAATATCTCTGCCAAAGGCCCACCTCCTCCACCATCTCTACTGCCTCAATTTACTCCATTGGGCAAAGATGGAACCCCATTACCAAAATTGAAGCCACTCCACTGGGACAAGGTTAGAGCTGCTCCTAATCGTTCTATGGTGTGGGATAAGCTGCGGTCAAGTTCATTTGA GTTTGACGAGGAAATGATTGAATCACTTTTTGGATACAATCTACAAAATTCAATGAAGAGTGACGAAGCAAAGAGCAAGACTCCTTCTCCAAGCAAGCATGTCCTTGATCCAAAGAGACTACAGAACATAACTATATTGTCAAAAGCCTTGAATATGTCTGCTGAGGAAGTATGTAAAGCACTAATTCAAG GGAATGGCTTGTCTTTGCAACAACTGGAGGCATTAGTGAAGATGGTACCTACCAAGGAAGAAGAGGCTAAGCTCTGTAGCTATAAAGGAGACATTAATGAACTGGGGTCTGCTGAGAAGGTTCTCAAACTAATTCTTAGGATACCATTCTCCTTTCTACGAGTTGAAGCCATGCTCTACAGAGAAACTTTTGAAGATGAGGTGGTTCACTTGAGGAACTCTTTTTCAATGCTGGAG GAGGCATGCAAAGAACTTAGATCAAGCAGGCTTTTCTTAAAGCTACTTGAAGCCGTGCTCAAAACAGGCAACCGTATGAATGTTGGAACAATCAGAGGAGGTGCTAGAGCATTTAAGCTTGATGCCCTCCTTAAACTTGCTGATGTGAAAGGAACTGATGGGAAAACTACCTTACTACACTTTGTCGTTCAAGAAATGATCCGGTCAGAGGGAATTAGAGTTTCAGATAGCATTATGGGGAGGATCAgccagaaaaataaaagtaaaactgctgaagagaaggaagaagattaCAGAAGAATGGGCCTAGATCTTGTTTCTGGTCTAAGTACTGAACTCTACAATGTGAAAAAGACAGCTGCAATTGACTTGGATGTTATTGCAAGCTCTGTATCAAACCTATCAGATGGAATGGCTAAACTGCAACATCTAGTGCATAAAGACTTGTGTAGGGATGAACAAAATGGGAACTTTGTCAACTCAATGAGATCCTTCATAAATTATGCAGAGAAAAATCTGAAAGAGTTGCAGGGAGATGAAAATATGGTCCTTACACATGTCAAAGAAATTACTGAGTACTTTCATGGAGACGTGAGCAAAGACGAAGCCAACCCACTTCGAATATTTGTCATTGTGAGAGATTTTCTGGGGATGTTAGACCATGTTTGCAAAGAGCTTAGAAGCTCAAAAGCCCCACGTAGTCCCAATCCTCTGGCACCATTCCGGTAG